The Triticum aestivum cultivar Chinese Spring chromosome 5A, IWGSC CS RefSeq v2.1, whole genome shotgun sequence genomic sequence AATACTGTTGGCTAACAAGTTACAAGACACTTCTGATTTAGCCCGGTCTCAAGCACCCACCAGGAAGTAAGAACCTGTAGCTGTCCGCGTTCCTGATCAAATAGGATGGAAGATGAACAGCGGACGCTGACCTCGGTATCCGCCCcatcttcttgaagagatcactaAACGTGTACTCCTCAGGTAGCATGTCAAAAATGTTATCCCCATTGCATATGACTCTCTGGATCCTGTCAGGGTTCAGGAAGATGTCATGTTTCACCCGGTCTGCATGGCTGTATGCCTTCATCTTGAAAGCAAACTCCTTGATCTCCCTGAAGCAGAAGCTGCAGTGCCAGCCCGCGTCGGCCAGCATCAGGTCGGTCTGGCGGGAGTGTTGATACTTGGTCCGCTCGGTGAACACATGCGCTGTCGTTCTCCAGCTGTTTTGATCCACATGAAATTCAAAGGAGTACATATAGTTTTTTAGCTCGAGATGCATGATTGGCGGTATTCCATCACACCACTTCAGCAACTGCACGGTTTCAGGACTGGGGATCTCATCGGCATCAGCCATGATCAAGACATCCCCCACAGCAATGCCTGATCTTTTTAGCAGGTTGTTAAGTGCACGGCGGTGACCGGCTTCTACAAGGAAGGGCATTCGGCGAGAATCAGGATCCAAATCTCCAATGGGAAGCATGTCATAGACAATCTTTGAGCTAGCAAATGCGAAACGGTTGAGGTTTTCAAAGAAGGTGAGTGACTTTGGGATGCCAGTGAAGGTAGCATTCGCTTCAAGGATGACAAACCTGTCAACATACGGAAAGAGCTCATGGTAGCGGATTTCCAGAATATCGAGCTCATTGCTGAAGAGAACAGCATCAAAGACACGGCGAGGGAAGGAGAGAATGCCCCAGCCATGGAGCTGACACAGCTGGTCCATGGACATGTTAGGGGCATAGTAGTGCGGGATACGGGAGAAGGGCTTTGGTGGTGTGTCCCACAGCGGCCGCAGAAAGTAGGAGATACTTTGGAAGTACTGGGTGACAGCAATAACAGAAACTGAAAGAACTAGAACGAAgggtatcaggaacttgaaagccAAAGTACTTCTTCTTCTAGTTGCATGAGGCAGATTCACCGAGTTTCCCGCCATGCGACTGTCTTGTTTCATTGGCAAGGAAAGAAATGAGCGAGTCTCGGAGAAGCATATGAGAGTGCCCCAAGCACTCTCTCTTCCTGGGGAACACGGCAATATCGGAAGCTGAATGCAACCTGCATTATGCAAGAGGGaacagaaaataagtaaacaaGGAGAAGAAAGTGGTACAGGAAGCAACATAACTTAGACAAAATAAACATACAGGTAAGATTCTCAGTCTACGAAGTAGAATGGGGATGAGTTACAGCTACACACAGACTCTTGTGAATTTGTGATGCAACTGACTTGTTCTTTAAATGCACACATTCATATACATGTACGACAAGACAAGGAGCCATGAAATTGATGCTTATATGCCAAGATAAACAAGCCGCTATTGCATTTCAGCATTTGCATCAACCAAataaggaagaaaatgaaagtgcAGCATAACACCAGAGCAGAGCTAGCATCATCTGTTGTCACGGCATTCTTGCCAGTAAACCCCAACAAGCATGATCTAACTGCTCGTGTACTGTCAACAGCATAGCCACCCCAATCTATCAACCACACAAACAAGTACGTATTTGAGATTCCAACAGCTAGGACCCATTGCAGTCTGGTGATCCCTCCTATATGCCTGATGGGTCACCGCGATGCGGAAAACTCACACCCATTCTGATAGCAACACAGGTAAGATGGCAAGCCCCTGTTGCCCAGATCAAACTGAAATGCATCTGTATGCCCAATTTGGTGTCCAACCAATCCGCatccccacctcctgttaccatcattcAGAAGCAAGCAGCAGTCTCGCCCAAATCAGACTGAAACTGCACCTTAGATCACACTGCCAATGCCATGCCATGCCATCGGTTTTCCCCCATTGCTGTTTCTATTATAGAACGAAAACAGCATCGTAGTGACCGCAAAAACAAGAGAGGCCGCCTTACCCTACCCTACACGCCGCCACCTAGCGACTCCCCGCCCCGATTGGTGGCTCGGACCGAATCCCTTCTCAAATCGGCAGGCGCCAAATCCAACCAGAGCCAAATCTCGCTCTCTGCTCCATATCTCAGAGCCGGAGAAGAGGCGGAAGAGGCCGTACTGGGTCTGGGCGGGATGTCGAGGAACAGAGCAGAGATGGCGGAGCGAGTCTCACCTCAGGggagacgacgacggcggcggcggcgacgaacgaGGAGACGAAGACcgcgacggagacggagacggagacgggggcggcgacgaaggCGGAGGCGGGGGGCGCACCGCGATCTGCTGGCCTCATTTAATCAGCGGCCCCCATGGATCGCTCTCGTCCCCCTCCATGCTGCTAAATTTAGGGAGGCGAGGAAGGAAAAGCAGGGGATGCGGGGTGGATTCGCTTTTGGCTTGGCGTTGCGGGGCGGTGGGATGTGCGACTGGTGTTGCTTTGGCCTTGGGTTTGGGTTCGCCACTCCACTCCCCCTCGGGAACGGGATGGGATGGGATGGGAaggaagaacacgaggaggggtgggtgggtgggtggacgGGGGTCGTGATCCTCTGCATGCGTCAACCGTGTGACAACTAGGTTGGTAAACTCGTCACTCGTGCAAGACAAAAGTCCTCATGTTTGTAGCCGGACCACTCACCAACAGGCCGGGCAAGGCTgtctttaaaaataaataaaaaacagggAACTCAGGTTCCATTAAACTCCAGGGACAGCAGTTGAGCGGGCGTCCAAACCCGCCTCATACGTCTGGACGGGCCATCCAGTTATCGGTCATGAAATTTTGATTCAGACGAACGCCTCAAACATGACTCAAACGTCCGGGCTAACCGGCACCCTTTAAATTCAGCTCAAATATGGGATGGATATGGGGCGCCCGGACACGTCATGTCGGACCCGACAGGCTGACCTCACCGCAAATTGCATCAAATCCATCAAATCGACCTACCGGATCCATTcgctctctcctctcttcttcctacTCCTCGGCGTCCGTCTCCCCGCTCCGCTGCCGCCTGCGCCCCGCAGCCGTTCCTAGCCTCTACGCCGCTACCTCCGGCAGAGCAATCCTCTCTCCCGTCCTCACCGCCGGGGACGTCGTCGTCGGCCCGCACCCCACCACGGTACGTCTAGCAACTCTCTGGCTCCGCCTTTGCACTCTATGTGTTTGATACATTGTCTGACTGTATTTTTTGTGATTCTTTAGGGAAAACGATGAATTTCCATGCTTCGCCGGGCGAGGGGTATGGACCCACGGAGCTTGatcaaatgattcaagatgagttcttcgaTACCTCATATTCGGACGAAGAAGTGGACGcgatcatgctcatgagcatgcaagaggaaatgggTCGGCAGGTGGAGCATATTATCAATTTCAAGGGCTCAATCGAAGGGGAAGAGTGATCAATCGAGATAGGGTGTCCGGAGCACAGCTATTGCAGAATGACTACTTTTCTTCGAACCCAACTTTTTTGGATGATCCATGGTTTTGTCGCTGTTTCCGCATGCGAAAATGTTCTTACAcattgtggagggagtggaggcacatAATGACTACTTCAAGCTCACATGATGACTACTTCAAGCTCAAGAGGGATTGATGCGGCCAACTTTCTTTCTTTGCTAAGTGAtgtgtccattttgcatcatgtttttgtactgttatttataatatttttattattattttcttttatgatgTAATTCTAATGCAtcttctctcttaatttgcaagatatACATGGAGAAGGAAATTACCGACAGATGGAATTTTGGACCTAAAAAGCGACATCAGACATACCTATTCTATAGAGCTacaaatgacctaaaacttcacgaagataaatactagaggggggccacccgctgcccacaaggcaacagggcgtGGTCACCCCCCGGGCGCACCCTAatgccttgtggggcccacagCTGGCCTCCGGCCCCttccttctgctatatgaagtcaaTTGCCCTAAAAAAATACACAAAGaacttttgggacgaagcaccgtcgtctcgaggcggaacctggacaGGAGCACTTTTACTCTCCAACAGAGCGATTCCgtcagggatacttccctccgggaagagaaaatcaaagccatcgacatcaccaacaatcctctcatcatgggaggatcaATGTTCATCAACATCCTCACcagcatcatctcatctcaaaccctagtttatctcttgtattcaatctttatatcaaaatgtcatattggtacctgtgggttgctagtagctaGTGTTGGttacatctcgtagttgatgctagttggtttattaggtgaaagattatatgttcagatccttaatgaaatttaatactcctctgatcttgaacatgaatatgattgtgagtagttacttttgttcttgaggacatgtgagaagtcttgttataagtaatcatgtgaatttgttattagttcgatattttgatgatatgtatgttgttgctttctttagtggtgtcgtgtgaacgtcgactacatgcttCATCATATTTGAGCCTAAGGAAAAAGACATCGTGGAGTAATAAATAGATGATAGGTTTCTAGAGTGACTAAAGTTTAAACCCTAGTATATACGTACttctgtcactactaggaaaagggctacagatggaaatgacactaatggcgcactagacatgtggtgcgccattactatatactaatggcgcatcatttgttggtgcgccattagtgtggaagatactaatggtgcaccaggcacacggtgcgccactagtaacaaaatgtttttttttcattttctcaaacatactaatggcgcatccgggcagagtgcgccattagtagttaaaactactaatgacgcaccagccctagagtgcgccactactgtattttttttacttttttgcaaaactactaatgacgcatcgttgcatagtgcgccattactagtttaaactagtaatgggcatttttttttactttttgatatcacgaatatttttaaatttcatgggcactttttgaattcatgaatattttttcaaatttgatgatattttttcatattccatatgaaaaaatattggatattcatgaggacactcgatctcgatccccctccctctcgatagctatccccctcgccagatccccctcgccgccgagcaccccccgcaccctccccccgctccaccgccgccgccgaccccccgcacccttccccgctccaccgtcgccgacgacccaccgcaccctcccccgctccaccgccgccgacgaccccccgcgccctcccccgctccaccgccgccgtcgatgatattttcaaataacaaatttgatgatatttttaaaaaattattactgtttttataaaaaaatattactgtttcatattcatattcattttctaaaaataattataaaaaattgtagactacaattgttgttaaacaacaattattactgtttttataaaaaatattactgtttcatattcatattcatttattaaaaaaaaataataaatatactaatggcgcaccggcctggtggtgcgccattgctatctaaaaaaagatttctaatggcacaccggcggtgggtgcgccattgctatctaaaaaaagatttctaatggcgcaccgacgggtggtgcgccattagtaagcttccccctatagctaagtcctccctctccctcgccagagatcccctttcgtccctctctccctcgccagacccacgacgccgccgccccgacccccgccggactccacccccgccgccccgcgcccc encodes the following:
- the LOC123102207 gene encoding beta-1,4-mannosyl-glycoprotein 4-beta-N-acetylglucosaminyltransferase — its product is MKQDSRMAGNSVNLPHATRRRSTLAFKFLIPFVLVLSVSVIAVTQYFQSISYFLRPLWDTPPKPFSRIPHYYAPNMSMDQLCQLHGWGILSFPRRVFDAVLFSNELDILEIRYHELFPYVDRFVILEANATFTGIPKSLTFFENLNRFAFASSKIVYDMLPIGDLDPDSRRMPFLVEAGHRRALNNLLKRSGIAVGDVLIMADADEIPSPETVQLLKWCDGIPPIMHLELKNYMYSFEFHVDQNSWRTTAHVFTERTKYQHSRQTDLMLADAGWHCSFCFREIKEFAFKMKAYSHADRVKHDIFLNPDRIQRVICNGDNIFDMLPEEYTFSDLFKKMGRIPRSASAVHLPSYLIRNADSYRFLLPGGCLRPG